The nucleotide window CATCGTCCACAACGAGCCCCTGCTGGTCGGCCCGCTGCTGCTCTTTCTGATCACGACGGCTGTCGCCCGGTGGGTGGCTCGCAGCGCCACGCCGGGGCCACTCGCCTGGAACCGCGACGACTCAAGCAGGACAGCGTGACGACCAGGCGGCCTGGCCGCGCCGATGGCGACGTCGGCAGCCAGGACTGGGATGGGCTGGTCGTGATCGCGGCCGGTGTTTCCTGGGATGACACCTGGTTGAGCGAGAAACACCTCGCGGTCCACCTGTCCCGCCACGTACCCGTGCTCTATGTGGATCCCGCTCTCTCGCTGCTCACCCCACTCGGGAAGCCAGCCCTGAAAACATCGACTCGCGGTCCGAGGCTGCGGGTGCTGGCCCCGAACCTGGCTCGGCTCACGCCGCTCACCCTTCCCGGTATCAGCCGGCCCGGATTGCGCGAGCTTGCAGCATGGTCCACCAGGCGGGCGATAGCCGGGGCGGTACGGGCACTCTCGGCGAGGGCCGACGCCCTGGTCGTGGCGTGCCTCGATGATGTCTTCAGTTCCTGGCCCGGGCTCAAGGTTCTCTACGGAACCGACGACTGGGTCGCAGGCGGCAGCCTGATGGGACTGTCGCCTGAGTGGCTGCGGCGCCGGGAACGAGAGCAGCTGCGGATGGCCGATGAGGTCACCGCCGTGTCTGAACCTCTCGCCGCCCGATGGTCGACCATGGCACGCTCCGTCGCCGTCATCCCGAATGGCTGCGACACCGATCACTTCAGCCAGACGGCATCAGCCCTCCCGGCCCCGGAGGTGACCCTTCCTGACCCCATCGCAGGGTTCATCGGACACCTGTCGGAGCGAATCGACCTGGAGGCTCTGGAACGTATCGCCGAGACCGGCACGTCGCTCCTCCTCGTCGGCCCCCGTCAGCCCACCTACGAGTTGGAGAAAATGGAGGCCCTGCTCGGCCGGCCCAATGTGCAGTGGGTCGGTGCGCAACCGTTCGACCGTCTGCCGTCCTTCATGAACCGCATCGCCGTCGGTCTCACACCGTATTCCGACAGCGCGTTCAACCGGGCCAGCGACCCCCTGAAGACACTCGAATACCTGGCGGCCGGCAAACCCGCGGTGATCAGCGACCTGCCCAGCACCCGGCGGATACCGGCCGACCTTGTCGATGTCTGCACGAATCCGGCGGACTTCGCAGCACGAGCCCTCGACGTTCTCCGGCGGCCGCCTGATGCGGACTTGGTCCGGCGTCGCATGGCCTACGCCCAGGGTCAGGGCTGGGATGCCAGGGCCCTCGACTTCCTCAGCCTGATCACGAAAGCGCGCGCGCCGTCGGCGCCGTCCGCCGGCTGAGGTCCGGGGGCAGGCGGGGCAGGTGTCGTCTCGGCTGCCCCGCGGCACCGAGCAGAGCGGCAGTGACAAGCAGCCCGATGAGCCCGGTAGCGGTGGCGGCCCGCAGCCGGCTCCCCCCTTCCTCACGAACCTGGATCGCGTCGGGGTTCAGCGTCATGCGCACGCGGGCACCCTCTGGAACGCTTTGCTCGTCCTGCATGCTCGCGAGGACAGTCTGGATCTGTGCGACGGCCGCATCGGCGAGGGCAGAGGCCTCACCGGACGTCGCCGCGACGGCCTGCACGTCGAGGATCGGGTCGGTGAACTCGTACTCCCACTGCCCGCCGAGATTCGCGTGCCGAACCACATAGCCCTCATGCACTCCCTGACTGGCCAGGGTGACGTCCGGCGACACGGCATCCGCCCGCACCGTCTCCCCCGAATCACGAATCTGGCGAGCCACGACCCCGGCGAGGTCGACCAGAGCCTCGGAGGTTTGGGCGTACCCGTTCGGCTCCAGGGAGACCGGTGCCAGCAGAACCACTCCCACCCTGGCGGAGTAGACCGGGGGTATGGTGGCGACCCAGAGCACCGCCGGTGCGGTGAGGAGGAGACCGGCGACGATCACGGCCGAGCGGCGCAGCGTGTTCCATTCCCCGAGCCACGCCGTCATCCGCCACCTGAAATCTCTCGACAATCCCGAGCAAGCTTTGCGAACGCATCATATACTCGCGCTACATTCCAGCAATGCCCAGAGAGGACTTCCGTGAAAGTGTCCGTGTGGCTCCGCGTGATTCGTCGAATTTGGTGGGTCCTCCTCGGTGGTGGCATCGTCACGCTCGGGCTGGTGAACCTTACTTTGCACCTCGTGCCGTTGACCTATGACGTCACCGCCTCCGTCGTGCTCCTCCCACCCATCACTTCAGTCGAGGCCAACGGCAATCCCTTCCTCGACCTCGGCGGACTTGACGTCGTAGCCGGCGTCCTGGCCACGGCGATCACGGATTCCGAGTCCACCGAGAACGTCGCTCCCGCCGGCTCCGGGGCCAGCTACACCGTTCAGAAGGACGCCAGTGTGTCCGGTTCAGTTCTGCAGGTTGCGGTGACCGATACCTCGCCGGACGCCGCGTTCAGCACCCTGGATGCCGTCCTCACCCTGGCGAAAGATCGCCTGGAGGAACTGCAAGTGTCGGTGTCGGCCCCCGCCGAGGACCATGTCCAGCTGATGGTGATCACGAACAACGTCATCGCCGAACCCAACACATCGTCGCTGATCCGAACACTGATCATCGTTCTGGCCGCCGGTCTCGCGGCCACGGTCGCGCTCGCCGTCGCCGTGTATTACCCGTTGCGTCGGCGCGACTCGCTCTCGGATGAAACGATCGATGCCCCGGTCGGCGCTGAACGAGTGCCGGCCGACCTGGACGAATCGGCCGAACCGGCAGGGCCGCCGGCGTCGACCGAGACCGGGGATACAGCGACGCGTGTTCCGGTACGCCGGTGATACTCGCGTGAGCGGCGCATCGCGGCCCAACAGGCTCGGGAGTGATGCATCCGGTCTGCGACGTGCTGGCCAGGGACGACCGCTCCACCTGGCAGCCGGTTGGCACGGTGTCGCCGCCCGCTGGCTGGTCACGGTTTACATCCTGCTGTTGCTCCTCGTGCCGGCTGTCCTGACCGTGCCGGCGCTGGGAGCAGCGGGTACCCCCGCGCTCATGGTCGGGCTGCTCGGACTGGCGTGGTGGCTCGGCGCACGAATCCTCAGGTCCCCTGTCCCGGGTCGGGCGCCAGCGAGCCGGGGTATCCGCTGGGCCCTGTTGGCCTTCACCGTCGCGGCCCTGGCGAGCTATGTGGTCGCGACGGTGCGTCCGATCGACGGCATTGAGCTGACCGCCGCCGATCGGGGCCTGCTGATGCTCGCTTCCTGGCTGGGCATCGCGTTGGTCACCGCCGATGGTCTCGGTGGCAGAGAGGTGCAGGTGGGAACGATCGGCGCACCTGCCGACATCGGCCGGGTCGAAAACCTCCTGCGCGTGATGGTCGCCGCCGGCGGCATCGTAGCGATGGTCGGCATCGCACAGTTCGTCACCGGGCGCGCGCTCGTCGACGCGATCTCGATCCCAGGGCTGTCGGCCAATACGACGCTCACCAGCGTCTACGACCGGGACGGGTTCAACCGCACCGCGGGCACCTCAACCCATCCAATCGAATTCGGCGTGATCCTGGCGATGATGCTGCCGATCGCCCTGCACTTCGCCGTCACGGACACCCACCGGAACGTTTTCTGGCGGTGGCTGCCTGCTGCCGCGATCGCCCTCGCGGTCCCCGTCACACTGTCCCGTTCCGCGTTGGTGGGGGTGCTGGTCGTGCTCGTCGTTCTCTTGCCGACCTGGCCCGTTCGGTGGCGCCGACGCGCGTATCTGACCCTCGCAGTCCTGGCTGTTGCAATCTTCGTGCTGATTCCCGGCATGCTCGGCACCCTGTCCCGTCTGTTCACAGGGATCAGCGAGGACAGCAGTGCGCTCTCTCGGACCGACAGCTACGCCCTCGCCTGGGAGTACATCCAGCGGTCACCGCTCGTCGGACGGGGCCTGTTCACCTTCCTCCCCGAGTACCGCATCCTCGACAACCAGTACCTGGGACTGCTGATCGAGGTTGGCGTCGTCGGCACCGTCGCCTTCATCGCCCTTCTGGTCGTGGCCATCCGCAGGGCAGCGCTCAGCCGCAGGCTGATCACCGACCCCAGGGCGCGCAGCCTCGCACAGTCCCTGGCGGCGATGATCTCGGCCGGTGCCCTCGGCTTCGCGACGTTCGACGCACTCGGTTTTGCACAGGCTGCCGGTCTCCTGTTCCTGGGCATCGGCTTCATCGGAGCCGTAGCCAACTCCGTGGACCGCTCAGAATCTGACTCTGCCGGGCTTCCCTTGTCGCCTGCCCAGGAGTGACCGGTCCGCCACAGGCTGGTCAGGTGGAGCGGGCCGACCTGCGCCGACCGGGTGTGCGGGGCTCTGGCCGTGCCCCGCGGAGGGCGCGCAGAATGCGCCAGAACCTGGAACCAACGATGGCGGCATACACGACGGTGCCCACAACGCCGCCGACGGCAAGCTCGGCAAAGCCGGACGGGAGGACGCTGGAGACCAGGTAGGCGGAGACCAGCACGGCCGCAGCGCCGGCTGCAGGCAGACCCAGGTCAGCCACCAGCGGCCAGATCCGATTTCCGGCCCGTCGAAGCACGATTCCCAGCGCCGGCACGACAACCAGCATGACCACCAGGGCGTGCGCCCACGCGACGCCGCGAATACCGAAGTAGGCGGCACCCAGCACCAGTGCGGGCACGAGTACCACCAGCCAGACGGCATGGACCCAGGCGTTACCCAGGGTTCGACCCACGGCCACCAGGTAGTCGTAGGTCAGTTCCACCAGGATCCGGCCCAGGCTGAGCACCACGAGGGCGGGGAGGGCCGCGGCGGCAGGTGCCCACCGTTCGCCGTAGAGAAAGACCACGATGGCCGGCGCATAGGCGGCCAGGAGCGCGCAGAGCAGCCCCCCGAGGGCCAGCAGCAGGAACAGCGCCTGGCGGAACCCGGCCTGGCCGTCACCGCGCTCGTGCAGGCGAGCGAACATCGGCGTCGTCACCCTGCGTGCGGCCGTGGACACCAGCGTCATCGGCCAGGTGCTCAGGTTGAACGCGAGCAGGTAGAAGCCCAGTTGTTCCGTGCCGAGGAGACGCCCGACAACGACGAAGTCGACGTTCATCAGGGCGAGGAGCAGCAAGCTCGCTCCCGCCAGCGGCAGTCCGAAGCGCAACAGGCTGACCGCGATCGTGCGGTCGAAGCCGGGCCGGAAGCGCTGAGGCGCCCAGAGCAAGGACAGAAGACCCGTCACCGCGTTCCCGATCACCGCGCCCCAGGCCAGGCTCCACGCGCCCTGCCCGGCCAGGGCGAACAGGATGGTGGCCGGCGTGCTCACCGCGAAGGCAATGAGATCGATCTTCGTGCGGGTCGCCTGCATGAAGTCCCGGGTCAGCATGGCCACGGGCACGGAGGCGATCCCGTCGATCAGCACCGCGGTCGACATCAGACGGACAACACCAGCGGCCTCTGGCACGCCCATCGCACCCGCAAACGGTTCAGCTGCGAACCAGCTCGCCACGAAGAGCACCAGACTGGTTGCCACAGCCACCGTGGTCACCGTGGGCGCGATCGCCGCGACCGGGCCTGGATGCCGAACCAACGCGACACTGACGCCCAGCTCATTCATGCTCAACAGCAGGTTCAGGGCCACCAGGGCGACCGCGTAGACGCCGAATTGCTCGGGGGCAACGATCCTGGCTATGACGATCCCGGTCAGCACGGAGCCCAGCCGGCCGATCAGCGTGTTCACGAAGCTCCAGCCCAAGCCGTTCCAGACCCGGCTCTCCAAGGTGCCGGCCAGCTCCTCGGCGGTCTCCGCACCACGCCGGGCGGCGTCGCGGTCGTCCGCGGCGGCGGCCATTGCCTAGACCAGCCCCGTCAGCGCCTCGACAACCCTGTGCTGCTGGTCCGGCGTGAGGTGGGGGGACATGGGCAGCGACAGCAGTTCTGTGGCCGCCCTCTCCGCGACCGGGAAGTCCCCCAGCCGCAGGCCCAGGTGGGCGAAGGCGCCGGTGAGGTGGATCGGCGTGGGATAGTGCAGGGCGGCACCGATACCCGCGTCGTTCAGCCCCGCCAGAATGCGGTCACGCTCGGCAACCCGGATGGCGTAAATGTGCCAGTTAGGGATGTTGCCGGGAAGCGTGACCGGCAGCCGCACCCCATCCACGCCGGCGAGGAGCTCGTCGTACCGGCGTGCTGCTGCCCGCCTGGCCTCGTTCCAGGCTTCCAGTCGGGCCAGTTTGGCGCGCAGGACGACCGCCTGGATCGTGTCGAGGCGCGAGTTGAAGCCCACTTCCTCGTGCACGTACTTGCGGGCACTGCCATGATTGGCGATTCGCCGCACCCGGGAAGCCAGCTCGTCGTCGCTGGTGAGGACGGCGCCGCCATCACCCGCGGCGCCAAGGTTCTTGCCGGGGTAAAAACTCGTGCCGGCTATGAGCGACAGTGAGCCGGCTTGGCGCCCGTGGCGGGAGGCACCCTGGGACTGGGCGGCGTCCTCGAGCAGGAGCACGCCCGCACGCCCGCACACGAGTTGGAGCTCCTCGATCGGGGCCGGCTGGCCGTACAGGTGCACCGCCATCACGGCGGCCGTGTCGGGACCCAGCGACCGCTCCAGGCTCGCACCGTCCAGCAGCAGCGAATCGTCGTCGATGTCGGCGAACCGCACCGCGGCTCCAGCGCGAACGATCGCCCCGGCCGAGGCGATGAAAGAATTCGCGGGAACGAGCACCTCCTGGCCGGTCAGGTCGAGGGCGCGCAGGGCCAGCTCCAGGGCGTCGGTTCCGTTACCCACACCGATGCAATGTGAGACAGAGCAGAACGCGGCAAACTCCTCCTCGAACGTCGCGACCGCTCTCCCACCGATGAAATCCCCTCGCCGCAAAATCTCCGCGACCAGGGGGGCCACCTCGTCGAAAATCTCCGACTGCTGCGATCTGAGATCGATGAACGGCACGGTGTCGGTCACGGGGCTGGCTCCTGTTCGTGTTGGGTCTGCATCGACTGCAGGGAATTGAAGTCGTCAGTGGGGACTCCGTGGAGGCGCCGCATCACCTTGCGGGTCATCTCATACCGAATCACCGACAGGTATGGGTGCAGCAGCCGCGACTTCCCGAGCGGCTGCTCGCGGTTGTGGCTGATCGTCTGTCGGTACAGGGATTCGACCCGGTCGGTGGCGCCGGACAGGCCGTACCGTTCTGTGACGATCCGGCGGGAGAATTCGCCTAACCGAGCGCGGTCGGCGGCGCTGGCCAGGAGCGGACGCAACAGGCGCACGAGTCTGCCCGTGCCGTCCCCGCCGTCCCCGATTCCAAACCAGCCGTTCTCCGTGAACTCTCCGATCGAGTCCGGCTCAAGGACGCGCCAGAACCCGCTCTCCCCCTGCACCACGAGCGGTTTGCCGAAGGCCATGGCGCGCAGCGCAGAGCCTCCCATGGCCAGGGCGATGTCGCCTGCGGCATAGACCGGACGGGGATCGGACACATATCCGGTCACCCGCACCACCTCGGTTCCGGCTGCTGCGTTCACCATTTCCGCGGCCAGATCCACCTCCCTGCGGATCGGCCCGTCTCCGGCGATCACGAGGAGGATCCGGTATTCCACCGCGAGAACACCGATGGCCGCGATCGCCGCGAGGATTCCCTCGCGCTTGAGTTCGACCGCCAACCGGCCGACTAGGGAGATGACGATGGTGTCCACGCTGATGCCCAGGCTCTGCTTCGCGGCACAGGTATCGGTCGGCCGGTCGTGCGCGGTGTCGACCGGCGGTTCCAGCAGGCTGACTCGCGGCCGGCGGCGAGACTCTGCCCTGAGCAGCCGCTGCGTGCCGACCGTGAGCGGCAGCCAGGCCGGTAGGAACGGTGCCACTGACATGGACATGATGGAGCAGACGACCGGAACATCGGACCTGAGGTACGGGCCGAAGACGGCCTCAGCGGCCGGCGGCCACTCGAACGCGTGCACGATGTCGGCGCCCAGTCCGTCGACCGCGGCCGAGAGCCTGCGCATCACGGCAGGAGACGGCCGGATCCGAGGCCGGGGAGCGAGCATCAGCGGCAGGCCACGCTCCCGCACGAGAGCCTGCAGCGGCCCGGGCTGCCCGAAAACCAGCACCTCATGACCCCGCTGGGACAGCGAGGTGGCCAGGTCGATCGCGTTGCGTTGGCTGCCACCGACCTCGAGGGAGTGCGGGTAGACGACTATCCTCATGTCACCCACGCGTCCCGGGCCAGGGCGGGCGGCGCGTCAGTGCCCGGGAGACGAAGCGGTCGCGCGGGAACGTGCGCCCAGGTCTCTCCATCGGGCACGTTCTGCAACACCACGGCCCCCATCCCTACGGTCGCCCCGTCTCCGATTCGCACGTTTTGGCGCACGCTGGCGTTCATGCCGAGATAGCTTCCCGCGCCGATCACGACGGAGCCACCGAGGGCGACACCGGCGGCGATCGTCACAAAGTCACCGATCACGTTGTCGTGGGTGAGGGTGGCGTGCGGCATCACGACCACGTGTCGACCGATGGCGACATCGGCCGTGGCCACAACCCCGGCCAGCAGGACACTTCCCGCGCCGAGCACGGTACCGGTGGGGATCATGGCGCCCGCCGCGACGACGGTGGCATAGCGGTTCTCGCCGACGCCGAGCCGGCGCAGGCGTTCAACAATGCCCCGGCGGCCACTCCCCGAGCCGATGCACACCAGCAAGTCGGCATCGGAGGCGGCCGCACTGTCGATGGTGCCGAGCACCGGGATCCCGCCGGCCTCCCGGCCGTACCAGGCCGGGTCGTCGTCGAGGATGCCGCGCACCCGGTGGGTATCCCGCACCGCCGCCGCGACCTCGCGGGCCAGCCCGCTCGCCGCGAGGAGGAGGAGATCCCTCATGTCGACTCCGTGACGAGGTCCCTGGTCGCGGCGCGCATCGCGTCGATGACCCGGTCCTGGTCGTCGTCGCTGAGCTGGTGATAGAGAGGAAGGATCAGGGTCTTGTCGGTGAGCCGTTCGGTGTGCGGCAACAGAACGGTGCCTGTGTCCCGTCCGCGGTAGGCAGGCTGGCGGTGGGCGGCCATTATGCCGCGGCGGGCGGAGATGCCGGCCCGGGCGAGGGCGTGCAGTGCTCCGTCACGGTCGGTGGGGAAGGGAGCGGTCACCTCGACCCAGAAGGACTGGAAGTTGCCGGTGCCCCAGGTCGGGTCGACGACGGGTCGGAGCCCGGGCACGTCGGCGAGCTCGGCGGTGTAGCGGGCCGCGAGCTCTCGTCGGCGCCGAACGATCTCCGGCAGCCGGCCGAGTTGCACCAGGCCGATCGCCGCCTGCAGATCGGTCAGGCGGAAGTTGAAACCGATCTCGGTGTAGTCCTCGGCCGGGGCGAGGAGGCTGGCCTGGCGGTCGCTCGCCGAGACGCTCATGGCGTGTTCGCGCAACCGGCGCGCCCGGGCCGCCCACTCGGCATCGGAGGTGGTGAGCATGCCGCCCTCTCCCGTCGTGAGGAGCTTGCGAGGATGGAACGACCACGCCGTCAGCACGGCGCCGGCCCCGACCGGACGCCCGTGGTAACGGGAGCCTGCACCGCAGGCGGCGTCCTCGATGACGACGATGCCACGGGGGTCGCAGAGCGCCCGGATCGGGTCGAGGTCGACGGGCACGCCGCCCTGGTCGACCACGATGACCGCACGGGTGCGCTCGGTGAGCGCTGCGCGGACAGTCTCGGCGGTGACGTTACCGGTGGTGGGGTCGACATCCGCGAAGACCGGTCGGGCACCGACGTAGGTGGGGGCGTTCGCGGTGGCGATGAAGGAGAACGAGGGCACCACCACGTCGTCGCCGGAATGTACGTCGGCGACGATCAGGGCCAGGTGCAGAGCGGTGGTGCAACTGGAAGTGGCGACGCCGAAGGGGGCTTCCATGGCCTCGGCGAACGCCGTCTCGAATCGGGCGACCCTTGGGCCCTGGGCAACCCAGCCTGACTCGATCACCTCGGTCACTGCGGCGATCTCTTCCGCGCCCAACCAGGGCACCATCACATTGATCCGGTTCACGAGGCCACCAGCGACCGGCCCGACGCAATTTCCTCTCGGAGCGGCTTCCACCAGTCGACAAGCTGCCGCAATCCGTCGGCCAGGGCGACCTCGGCCTCGAAGCCGAGGTCCAGGCGGGCTGCCGCCACATCAGCGAGCCGGCGAGACACGCCGTTGACGGCACGGTCCGGACCGTGCTCGACCGGAAGGTCGGAGCCCATCGCCACGAGCAGGGCCTCGGCCAGCTGCAGCAGGCTGGTCTCGGTGCCGCTGGCGATGTTGTAGACACCCTCGGAGATGTCGCTGGTGGCGGCGAGCAGATTGGCTCTCGCTATGTCGCTGGTGAACACGAAATCCATCGTCTGCTGACCGTCGCCGAAGATCAGCGGAGGGCGGCCGTCCATGATGCGTTCCATCCAACGCACGAGAACCTCGGTGTAGAGCCCGTGCACGTCCATGCGCGGACCGTAGACGTTGAAGTAGCGCAGAGCGACGTAGTCGAGGCCGTTCATGGCGCGGAAGCTGCGCAGCAGCCCCTCGTTGAAGGACTTGGCGGCACCGTAGAGGGTGTCATTGTTGTGGTGGTGGTGACGCTCGGGGGTGGGGAAAGTCTCCGCCAGCCCGTACACCGAGGCGCTTGAGGCGGCGACGACCTTGCTCACAGAGTTCCGCACGGCGGCCTCGATCACGGTGAAGGTGCCGTCCACGAGCACTTCGAGCGCCAGCCGGGGCTCCTCGGCGCACTGGGTGATGCGGATCGCGGCTTGGTGGAAAACCAGATCCTTGCCGCGGGTCACGTCGTGCACCAGGTCGCGGTCACGGATGTCCCCGACGACGAGCGACACCCGCCCCGACCCCAGGGCATCGGCGAGGTTGGCCGGCCGGCCGCGCACGAGGTTGTCCAGCACGTCGATGTGGCCGACTCCCGCCGTGAGCAGCTGGTCGACGATCGCCGAGCCGATGGTTCCGGCGCCGCCGGTGACCAGCACGCTGGCCCCGGTCAGGTTATCGGTGGTCGCGGTGTTCATGAGTTGCTCCTGAATCGTTGGGACGCGGGCGGTGGAATCGGTGGGCCGCGTCAGTTCGGCGTGAACACCACGTCGACGAAGTAGTTCGATGCGTTGTAGGTGTACTGGGGGTATCCGCCGGCGGTGCCATAGAGATAGCGGCCGTTGCCTGTCGCCGGTGCGGTGAGCGGACCACTCGTCTTGGCCGCGCTGAAATAGGCGCCGGTGTAGGAATACCGGCCGACCGGGGCCAGGTAGGACACGACGTATGAGGCGCCGGCGGTCAGCGTGACGGGAGTGCTCAGTTGGGCGGTTTGCCAGCCGGTCGCGGTCTCGTTGGCGAACGTCACCGTGGCGAGCTGGGAACCGGCACTTGACCACAATGAGCCGGTGTGGGTGCCTGTGTTGCCCGAGCCCTTGAAGAACCGGATCGCGGTCACGGAACCCGCCTGGCCGGCGCTGAATGCCATCCCGAGTTCGACGGCAGACGAGTCGGTGGCGGCCAGGACGGCGGGCGTCTCAGTGCCGAGGAGCGTATAGGCGGTGGTGCCGCCGGTCGCGCTCAGGGTCTGGAACCCCCAGGTCTGGGTGGGGAGCGCGGCACCCGCGGTCGAGACGGCTCCGGACAGGGTGGCCGTGATTGCCGATCCGGCGGGGAGCGCCTGGGCTGCTGTGAATGTGACCGTCCGGCCGTCGGACGACAGCGTCGTCGCGCCGGCAATAGCGACGGTTCCGGCCCTCACGGCCAGGGTGTACCCGGGTGCGATGGCCGCCGACAGCGTGACGGCGACCGCCGTGGATGTCGGCACTGCGACAGCACCGTTGGCCGGACTCTGGCTCACCACGGTGATGGCCGCGGCGGTCGACCGGTTGAACACGACGTCGACGAGGTAGTTGGCGCCGGATGACGACGCCGGATACCCGGCGGAGTAGGTGTAGGCGCCGGCCGCGTTACCTGCCGTGAGGGGTCCCCGCGTGATGCCGCTGCCGGAGAAGTCGCCCAGGGTGGCGGAGTAGGTGCCCGTCGGACTCACGTAGGAGGCCAGGTACACGGTGTCTGGGGTGATTGTGACGGGGGTGGCGAAGGTGACGGTCTGCCACCCTGAGGCGGACTCGTTCGAGAATGTCGCAGTGGCCAGTTGGGCGCCGTTCGGGCCCCAGAGCGTGCCCGTGTGGCTGCCGGTGTTGCCCGCGCTCTTGTAGAACTTGATCGCGGAGACCGTACCGGCAACGGAGCTGCTGAACCTCACGCCCAGGGTGACCAGGCGATTGTCCGAGACCTGCAGGATCGATGGCACGGTCGCGTCGGTAAAGAGGCTGCAGGGGCACAGTCCGTCCTCGGCCGGAGGCTTGACGGTCGTGAACGACCAGCTGCCGCCGGAGGTCAGGGTACCGCCACCGGTGGCCGTGGCCGCCAGGACGACGGAGTAGGTGACGAACCCATTCAGCGGTGCAGTGGGCGTGAAGGTCGCCGTGCGAGTGGCGGCGGCGTAAGACACGGCGCCGGATACTGTCGCACCCAGCTGGTCTTTCACCGTGACGGTGACCGACGCCGGGTCCACGTCTCTGGACAGGACCGCGCTGACCGTCGTGGACAGTGGCACGCTGGAGGATCCAGGCAAGGGCCATTGGCTTGCCGCGGTCAACGGGGAGCCATCGGTGGTGGTGAATACGGCATCGACGAAGTAGTTGCCGTTTTGGTAGGAGTCCCGGGGGAACGCTCCCATCGTGGTGTCGTAGACCCCAGCCGGTGCGGCGCCGAAGCCGCCGGCGACGGTCAGCGGTGCCGCGCTGATTCCGCGGTAGGCCCAGTAGTACGGGGTGGCGGCATAGTGCCCGGCCGGAGCCGAGTAGGACACCGTATAGGTCGTCCCCGCGGAGACGGGTATGGACGCCGAGAACGCCGCGGCCTGCCAGCCTGAGGCGGACTCGTTCGCGAATGTGACGGTAGCCAGCCGGGTGCCCGCACTGTTCCAGAGCGATCCGGTATGCGTACCGGAGTTGCCGGCGCTCTTGAAAAAGCGCACCCCGGACACGAAACCACTCTGGCTCGGGGTGAATTTCAGCCCGAGTTCCACCGCGGAGGAGTCTCCGGCGTCTGCCACCGCGGGTTGCTCGGCACCGAAGACCGAGTACGGCGCCGTGCTCGTGACCGACCTGGTCGCCGGGGTGCCGGTGATGTTGGCGCTGTCATCGACAGCCCGCACCCGGATGGTCTGGGATCCCACGCCGTGCTGCACATAGCTGTAGGTCCAATTCGTGGTGCCGGTGGCCCGGTGCCAGCTGGCTCCGGCGTCGGTGGACACTTCCACGCTCGCGACGACGCCCCCACTGTCGGCAGCGGTTCCCGCTACGGTGACACTCACGCCGTTGGCTATCGCGGTTCCGGCTGCCGGGGTGCTGA belongs to Cryobacterium sp. SO2 and includes:
- a CDS encoding DegT/DnrJ/EryC1/StrS family aminotransferase; translation: MVPWLGAEEIAAVTEVIESGWVAQGPRVARFETAFAEAMEAPFGVATSSCTTALHLALIVADVHSGDDVVVPSFSFIATANAPTYVGARPVFADVDPTTGNVTAETVRAALTERTRAVIVVDQGGVPVDLDPIRALCDPRGIVVIEDAACGAGSRYHGRPVGAGAVLTAWSFHPRKLLTTGEGGMLTTSDAEWAARARRLREHAMSVSASDRQASLLAPAEDYTEIGFNFRLTDLQAAIGLVQLGRLPEIVRRRRELAARYTAELADVPGLRPVVDPTWGTGNFQSFWVEVTAPFPTDRDGALHALARAGISARRGIMAAHRQPAYRGRDTGTVLLPHTERLTDKTLILPLYHQLSDDDQDRVIDAMRAATRDLVTEST
- a CDS encoding NAD-dependent epimerase/dehydratase family protein, which produces MNTATTDNLTGASVLVTGGAGTIGSAIVDQLLTAGVGHIDVLDNLVRGRPANLADALGSGRVSLVVGDIRDRDLVHDVTRGKDLVFHQAAIRITQCAEEPRLALEVLVDGTFTVIEAAVRNSVSKVVAASSASVYGLAETFPTPERHHHHNNDTLYGAAKSFNEGLLRSFRAMNGLDYVALRYFNVYGPRMDVHGLYTEVLVRWMERIMDGRPPLIFGDGQQTMDFVFTSDIARANLLAATSDISEGVYNIASGTETSLLQLAEALLVAMGSDLPVEHGPDRAVNGVSRRLADVAAARLDLGFEAEVALADGLRQLVDWWKPLREEIASGRSLVAS
- a CDS encoding DUF4082 domain-containing protein, translating into MFRPRRSAGVLVGAAALAVLALVGGSLSAAPAPAHAATGCNAAANPVVCENALPGVAPSVWDIDDSGDPSIQGFATDISVNVGGSIGFKIDTNARAYSIEIYRTGWYQGLGARKIADVTPSAALPQTQPQCLSDLTTELYDCGTWALSATWTLPADAVSGVYFALLTRADTGGQSHITFIVRNEASHSKVLFQTSDPTWQAYNTYGGSDFYQGADNGRAYKISYNRPVATRGGPGGRDFYFSNEYPMVRFLEKNGYDVSYFSGVDTDRLGAKLLNHTVFLSVGHDEYWSAAQRANVEAARDAGVNLQFLSGNEVYWKTRYEASPTSSAGDHRTLVSYKETWSNAKIDPSTQWTGTWRDPRFAAPAVGGGRPENALTGTMYQSNFSDLPVTVSAAEGKYRLWRNTSLAQLAAGSTVALAAHTVGYESDEDLDNGFRPDGLITLSTTTGSVPEYLQDFGNTVAAGTTTHHLTLYRASSGALVFSAGSVQWAWGLDQEHDGDGAPADARMQQAQVNLLADMGAQPATLTSGLVAATASTDTSAPTVTISTPAAGTAIANGVSVTVAGTAADSGGVVASVEVSTDAGASWHRATGTTNWTYSYVQHGVGSQTIRVRAVDDSANITGTPATRSVTSTAPYSVFGAEQPAVADAGDSSAVELGLKFTPSQSGFVSGVRFFKSAGNSGTHTGSLWNSAGTRLATVTFANESASGWQAAAFSASIPVSAGTTYTVSYSAPAGHYAATPYYWAYRGISAAPLTVAGGFGAAPAGVYDTTMGAFPRDSYQNGNYFVDAVFTTTDGSPLTAASQWPLPGSSSVPLSTTVSAVLSRDVDPASVTVTVKDQLGATVSGAVSYAAATRTATFTPTAPLNGFVTYSVVLAATATGGGTLTSGGSWSFTTVKPPAEDGLCPCSLFTDATVPSILQVSDNRLVTLGVRFSSSVAGTVSAIKFYKSAGNTGSHTGTLWGPNGAQLATATFSNESASGWQTVTFATPVTITPDTVYLASYVSPTGTYSATLGDFSGSGITRGPLTAGNAAGAYTYSAGYPASSSGANYLVDVVFNRSTAAAITVVSQSPANGAVAVPTSTAVAVTLSAAIAPGYTLAVRAGTVAIAGATTLSSDGRTVTFTAAQALPAGSAITATLSGAVSTAGAALPTQTWGFQTLSATGGTTAYTLLGTETPAVLAATDSSAVELGMAFSAGQAGSVTAIRFFKGSGNTGTHTGSLWSSAGSQLATVTFANETATGWQTAQLSTPVTLTAGASYVVSYLAPVGRYSYTGAYFSAAKTSGPLTAPATGNGRYLYGTAGGYPQYTYNASNYFVDVVFTPN